In a genomic window of Wyeomyia smithii strain HCP4-BCI-WySm-NY-G18 chromosome 1, ASM2978416v1, whole genome shotgun sequence:
- the LOC129724939 gene encoding TATA element modulatory factor encodes MSWFDTTGIANLAKTALKEAQKQIDKALDIKEDVEDGGGGNGGADKDSGLAGKQNPDSLVGTSASIRTEPCNPVTEVKGGGNVSRGQMDSIWGSFTGSFFEQPVTAANVTVTKPPSSLKRKSFEDSGMAEVPEKLGSPENSSESIELLSPVTTPGSALTSPSSGPTCQEESESVEVIKMQGTASSVSSPDSIATLDRSPQLEGEEEVRFTSVDLDGDDDISVEEDSISYTLSEQPITIMETGDQPGAITVAPSRSSLHLSLDKSSLTRQMTFSEVSVCETETSNDSETTVTSEERGKLPVEELEKSYENIEIQTQISDSTHSFEEIQALQVPAEHKQLEATSSQNSGDEIETATSSDIEIISSPNGDSSSTNSGAYRTSPLKIPDGKGNIDIMMIKKRGHNRELSEVSVQSVNSDDLSETDKLMRRIAEVSDILEQRELRLLELGRQNAELHEQNCQLTAQLEQKQKCAESCESDEYTQRLSALEKKFQQAIRVRESFKKQLEVARTEAQGKISQLEVNKIVDEKNIMIEELKKEGEKFSKEVLIHSNIIKKLRLKERESESLIKKLKEDIGDLRDETERLKRSLSAKEEVERSQIDAVHKLSSEKRKLEKDNGSLKSQLDDQTQKLETLKKSFDFARKELTEKTEAYQDLVRKSSLLSTMETEHGNMQRLNEQITTELDDLREKLRTAELEHAQRFQRLKNENAELLLRIEETEIRSEEEKNATAMATVPLMKQIESLQNSLRNKERLWEQREADILRKLDESVSKSKTFVDNERSLKDQIFTLNGRISNLEDRLTTALFKAEDLTNNLQQKQIELELLESDHKIKINSLEVERKSLKATLAELESAVAEKEHKIVQQKDQLEKLKAQQSIVNQHHSKQDTVSSVQRHSPPSPFSQVGGALGALGIESRTSSPTPSMGNLSLPESIGSIPWNQADDDGLGSNSGRQTIGGLPLLHTTSLLENLQATLKQRDGEVYQLQWELSRFQQERNVLHAEISSLTAELESIKEKSERTARLEEEHTQLQERYDALLQLYGEAVEKTEELNLDLEDVKEMYKVQIDDLLRQVAAGKQL; translated from the exons ATGAGCTGGTTCGATACGACAGGAATTGCCAATCTGGCAAAAACGGCATTGAAGGAGGCCCAGAAACAGATTGACAAGGCCTTGGATATTAAGGAAGATGTCGAGGACGGTGGCGGCGGTAACGGCGGCGCTGACAAAGACAGTGGTCTCGCAGGAAAACAAAACCCCGATTCGTTGGTTGGGACAAGTGCTAGCATCCGCACTGAACCGTGCAATCCGGTTACGGAAGTGAAGGGCGGTGGAAACGTCAGTAGGGGGCAAATGGATAGTATTTGGGGATCGTTTACCGGGTCGTTCTTTGAACAACCAGTAACAGCTGCCAATGTGACTGTGACAAAGCCTCCGTCCAGTTTAAAACGAAAGAGTTTCGAGGATTCCGGAATGGCTGAAGTACCGGAAAAGCTTGGATCGCCCGAGAATAGTTCAGAATCTATCGAGCTACTGAGTCCGGTAACAACACCCGGTTCGGCTTTAACATCGCCTAGTTCCGGTCCTACTTGTCAGGAGGAATCAGAATCGGTGGAAGTTATTAAGATGCAAGGGACGGCTTCGAGTGTGTCGTCACCGGATTCGATAGCTACGCTCGATCGCAGTCCACAATTGGAAGGAGAGGAAGAGGTTCGGTTCACGTCTGTCGACCTGGACGGAGATGATGATATCAGCGTGGAAGAAGATTCAATTTCATACACCCTATCGGAGCAACCGATTACGATTATGGAAACTGGTGATCAACCTGGGGCAATAACAGTGGCTCCAAGTCGTAGCAGCTTGCATTTGAGTTTAGATAAATCTTCTCTTACGCGGCAGATGACTTTTTCGGAGGTTTCGGTTTGCGAAACAGAAACTTCTAATGATTCGGAAACAACGGTGACCTCGGAGGAAAGAGGTAAACTGCCAGTGGAAGAGTTAGAAAAGTCATACGAAAACATCGAAATTCAAACGCAGATCTCGGATTCTACTCATAGCTTCGAAGAGATTCAGGCATTGCAAGTGCCGGCGGAACACAAGCAGTTGGAAGCGACTTCGTCGCAAAATTCCGGAGATGAAATAGAAACGGCAACTTCATCGGATATTGAAATCATATCTAGTCCTAATGGCGACTCTAGCAGTACCAATAGTGGGGCGTACAGAACAAGTCCACTGAAAATTCCAGATGGAAAAGGGAACATTGATATTATGATGATTAAAAAACGAGGCCATAACCGTGAACTGTCCGAAGTTTCGGTACAAAGTGTAAACAGTGATGATTTGAGTGAAACGGACAAGTTGATGCGAAGGATAGCGGAAGTTTCGGATATTCTAGAGCAAAGAGAGCTTCGTCTGTTGGAACTCGGTCGGCAAAATGCTGAGCTTCACGAGCAAAATTGTCAGTTGACTGCTCAGTTGGAGCAGAAACAAAAATGCGCAGAGAGCTGTGAATCCGATGAGTACACGCAACGGTTGTCTGCCCTGGAGAAAAAGTTTCAACAAGCGATACGGGTAAGGGAATCGTTCAAAAAACAGTTGGAGGTCGCGCGAACAGAGGCACAGGGCAAGATATCGCAGTTGGAGGTTAATAAGATTGTCGATGAGAAAAACATTATGATCGAAGAGTTGAAAAAGGAAGGCGAAAAGTTTTCCAAAGAGGTTTTGATCCATTCCAACATTATTAAAAAGCTACGACTTAAAGAGAGGGAAAGTGAGTCTCTGATCAAGAAGCTTAAGGAAGACATTGGAGATTTGAGAGATGAAACGGAGCGGCTTAAGCGGTCTTTGTCAGCCAAGGAAGAAGTGGAACGTTCGCAAATCGATGCCGTACACAAACTGTCCTCAGAGAAGCGAAAGCTCGAAAAAGATAACGGTTCGCTGAAAAGTCAACTAGACGATCAGACTCAGAAGCTGGAAACTCTGAAAAAGAGTTTCGACTTTGCCAGAAAAGAACTCACGGAGAAAACTGAAGCTTATCAAGATCTGGTAAGAAAGTCTTCCCTGCTGTCTACGATGGAAACTGAGCACGGTAATATGCAAAGATTGAACGAACAGATTACTACTGAGTTGGATGATTTACGCGAAAAATTACGAACCGCTGAGTTGGAACATGCACAGCGCTTTCAGCGGTTAAAGAACGAAAATGCAGAGCTGTTGCTGCGTATCGAAGAAACGGAAATACGATCGGAAGAGGAAAAGAACGCCACAGCGATGGCCACCGTTCCGTTGATGAAACAAATCGAGTCGCTCCAAAACTCATTGCGTAACAAGGAGCGCTTGTGGGAGCAACGCGAAGCAGACATTCTTCGTAAGCTGGACGAATCTGTAAGCAAATCAAAAACGTTTGTCGACAACGAGCGGTCGTTAAAGGATCAGATATTCACTCTTAACGGTCGAATCTCCAATTTAGAGGACAGACTAACCACCGCTCTGTTCAAAGCCGAAGATCTAACCAACAACCTGCAGCAAAAGCAAATCGAACTTGAACTTTTGGAAAGTgatcataaaattaaaattaacagCTTGGAGGTTGAACGGAAATCTTTGAAAGCGACACTAGCCGAACTCGAATCCGCAGTGGCAGAAAAAGAACACAAAATCGTCCAGCAGAAGGATCAATTGGAGAAACTCAAAGCCCAGCAGTCCATCGTCAACCAACATCACAGCAAACAAGACACTGTTTCTTCCGTTCAGCGTCATTCTCCTCCATCACCATTCTCCCAAGTGGGGGGTGCCCTTGGAGCACTGGGTATCGAATCGCGCACCTCTTCGCCGACACCGAGCATGGGAAATCTGTCGCTGCCGGAATCGATCGGGAGTATCCCTTGGAACCAGGCGGATGATGACGGATTAGGGTCGAACAGTGGTCGACAAACAATCGGTGGACTGCCATTGCTACACACCACCTCGTTGCTGGAGAATCTACAGGCCACTCTTAAGCAGCGCGATGGCGAAGTGTATCAACTACAGTGGGAGCTGTCCCGTTTCCAGCAGGAGCGTAATGTTTTGCACGCGGAAATATCCAGTCTGACCGCGGAATTGGAGAGT ATCAAGGAAAAAAGTGAGCGCACCGCTAGACTGGAAGAAGAGCACACCCAACTGCAGGAACGGTATGACGCGCTGCTCCAGTTATACGGTGAAGCCGTGGAGAAAACCGAAGAACTGAATCTGGACCTGGAAGACGTGAAGGAGATGTACAAAGTGCAGATTGACGATTTGCTGCGACAGGTCGCCGCCGGGAAGCAATTATAG
- the LOC129724949 gene encoding surfeit locus protein 4 homolog: MALMNQCMEKTEVVADQVIRTGKHVLPHVARLCLIATFLEDGIRMWVQWNEQREYMDMSWGCGKGLATLFVLINLIGQIGGCVMVLGRLKVAIACGVLFFIVVLQTVAYSILWDIQFLLRNLALIGALLLVLAESRGEARSLFAGVPSLGENKPKNFMQLAGRILLAFMFITLIRFELSFLQILQDILGSILMVLVTVGYKTKLSALILVLLLTLLNLYHNAWWTIPAYKPLRDFLKYDFFQTLSVIGGLLMIVTLGPGGVSMDEAKKKW, translated from the exons ATGGCATTGATGAACCAATGTATGGAGAAAACCGAAGTCGTCGCAGACCAG GTCATTCGTACAGGAAAACACGTACTGCCTCATGTCGCCCGGCTTTGCCTGATAGCCACTTTCTTAGAGGATGGCATTCGCATGTGGGTCCAGTGGAACGAACAACGCGAATACATGGACATGAGCTGGGGCTGCGGCAAGGGCCTAGCCACCTTGTTCGTGCTGATCAATCTTATCGGCCAGATCGGTGGCTGTGTTATGGTTCTGGGCCGGCTGAAGGTGGCGATCGCTTGTGGTGTTTTGTTCTTCATTGTAGTGCTGCAG ACCGTAGCGTACTCCATTCTGTGGGATATCCAGTTTCTGCTGCGCAACCTTGCGCTCATCGGTGCCCTGCTGCTGGTTCTAGCGGAATCCCGAGGTGAAGCACGCAGCCTTTTTGCAGGCGTACCGTCACTGGGCGAGAACAAACCGAAAAACTTCATGCAACTTGCTGGCCGAATACTTTTAGCGTTCATGTTTATCACGCTGATACGTTTTGAGTTGAGCTTCCTGCAGATTCTGCAAGACATTCTTGGTTCAATTCTGATGGTCTTGGTAACGGTTGGCTACAAAACGAAACTGTCTGCTCTGATTCTTGTGCTACTGTTAACGTTGCTGAATTTGTATCACAATGCCTGGTGGACCATTCCGGCCTACAAACCACTGCGGGACTTCCTGAAGTACGACTTCTTCCAGACGCTATCGGTCATCGGTGGCCTGTTAATGATCGTTACACTCGGCCCGGGTGGAGTTTCGATGGATGAGGCTAAAAAGAAGTGGTAA
- the LOC129718161 gene encoding ubiquitin-like protein 5: MLEITCNDRLGKKVRVKCNPDDTIGDLKKLIAAQTGTRYDKIVLKKWYTIFKDNIKLSDYEIHDGMNLELYYQ; this comes from the exons ATGCTGGAAATAACCTGTAACGATCGGCTTGGTAAAAAG GTTCGCGTCAAGTGTAATCCGGATGACACGATTGGAGATCTGAAGAAGCTGATTGCCGCCCAGACGGGAACCCGATACGACAAAATCGTGCTGAAAAAGTGGTATACCATCTTCAAGGATAACATTAAATTGTCTGATT ATGAAATACATGATGGAATGAACCTGGAACTGTACTATCAGTAA